In Mytilus edulis chromosome 6, xbMytEdul2.2, whole genome shotgun sequence, the following proteins share a genomic window:
- the LOC139527179 gene encoding E3 ubiquitin-protein ligase TRIM71-like yields the protein MATASFCDPCSEADKSLTATKYCANCEERLCTDCAESHCRFKAFKFHHVIDLSAIGSNKFIFAKKNCNVHSEMILDYYCTDHEIVCCKSCISNEHRLCQNVLPLELASKDVRKSALFNDVMEDITHLITTLNALDNNRQSNLQSMEESKSAITKQIRAVKSKLLKQIDELERELTTSFSSLQRKHEMEINKQKQEISQVLVDVEENKNKMDFFRDHGSKNQLFVFLRQQVTHIDSTEAKIQQMLSNSQEINIIFDEKKDVMIESLGSLLEYVQPCLVQYKPRKCQQAQIKAEPMKYIIGFEKDTGLKLEIGETYALRDVTVTNDNKLLITNTSSFDPKLYVYRDCKDYETEIRFSSKPHGVAVIPGTDKAVITLPNQKSIQFINTKDMTKSNTVNVGFTCVGITAVRDRIYVGGVHGVGGIIKILDTNGSILKTIKQESDCICFIGYDGRKEKFIVRCLDKLLCIKLDGTLVYSKAISGISGITLDRQGNLYFCDYHGSNIQRISSGGKCSEKMLNKDNGISQPYGMSFNNDFTKLFVINNQYTSVCVYKCKYL from the coding sequence ATGGCAACAGCTAGTTTCTGTGATCCTTGCTCTGAAGCTGACAAGTCTTTAACAGCAACAAAATATTGCGCCAACTGTGAAGAAAGACTTTGTACAGACTGTGCTGAATCTCATTGCAGATTCAAAGCTTTCAAATTTCATCATGTTATCGACCTGTCGGCCATCGGATCAAATAAATTCATTTTTGCGAAGAAAAACTGCAATGTCCATTCAGAAATGATATTGGATTATTACTGCACAGATCATGAGATTGTATGTTGTAAATCCTGTATATCTAATGAACACAGGCTTTGTCAGAACGTACTCCCATTGGAACTTGCCTCGAAAGATGTTAGAAAGTCTGCACTGTTTAACGATGTTATGGAAGACATAACGCATCTTATCACAACATTGAATGCTTTAGACAATAACAGACAGTCAAACTTACAATCAATGGAGGAATCTAAATCAGCAATTACTAAGCAGATTCGAGCAGTAAAATCCAAATTGCTGAAACAAATTGATGAGTTGGAGCGTGAACTTACGACCAGTTTCTCGTCTCTCCAACGAAAACATGAAATGGAAATCAACAAACAAAAGCAAGAAATATCACAAGTCTTGGTCGATGTAgaggaaaacaaaaacaaaatggatTTTTTCAGAGATCATGGATCAAAGAATCAGCTTTTTGTATTCTTGCGACAACAAGTAACACATATTGATAGCACCGAAGCTAAGATTCAACAGATGTTATCCAATTCACAAGAAATCAATATTATCTTTGATGAAAAGAAAGATGTCATGATTGAATCTCTTGGGTCCCTGTTAGAGTATGTCCAACCTTGTCTAGTTCAATACAAACCACGGAAATGTCAACAGGCACAGATTAAGGCAGAAccaatgaaatacattattggGTTTGAGAAGGATACAGGATTAAAACTTGAAATTGGCGAAACATATGCTCTTCGAGATGTAACAGTCACAAACGATAATAAGCTACTTATAACCAATACATCATCATTCGATCCCAAACTCTATGTTTACAGAGACTGTAAAGATTACGAGACAGAGATAAGATTTTCCTCCAAACCTCATGGTGTTGCTGTGATACCTGGTACGGACAAAGCTGTCATTACCCTACCTAACCAGAAGTCTATACAATTCATAAATACTAAAGATATGACAAAGAGCAACACAGTTAACGTTGGATTTACATGTGTTGGTATCACTGCTGTGCGTGACAGAATTTATGTTGGTGGTGTTCATGGTGTAGGAGgtattattaaaatattagaCACCAATGGgtcaattttgaaaacaattaaacAAGAATCTGATTGTATTTGTTTCATAGGATACGATGGTAGAAAGGAAAAATTTATTGTTAGGTGTCTTGACAAACTCCTTTGTATCAAATTGGATGGAACACTAGTATACAGTAAGGCCATTTCAGGAATATCAGGTATAACACTTGATCGACAGGGCAACCTCTATTTCTGCGATTACCATGGCAGCAACATTCAAAGAATATCATCAGGTGGGAAATGCAGTGAAAAAATGCTGAACAAAGACAATGGTATTTCTCAACCGTATGGAATGAGTTTTAACAATGACTTCACAAAACTGTTTGTTATTAATAACCAATATACGTCCGTATGTGTATATAAATGCAAGTACttgtaa